The Microbulbifer sp. YPW1 genome contains a region encoding:
- a CDS encoding HdeD family acid-resistance protein, with the protein MATENDLNPSSNYLSTRPLLRALADNWWVALVRGLFAILFGVLTFLWPGISLLSLVILFGVYSLMDGAVAIYGAITGRGQVSRSSLWWLLFVGITGIAAGIVTFIYPQVTALVLVIFIGAWALVRGIFEIIGAVRLRKEIDHEWLLIFAGFMSVIFGLVLLVNPGAGALALLWLIGGYAIAFGIILVWLAFRLRKLAHKTHT; encoded by the coding sequence ATGGCCACAGAGAACGATCTGAATCCATCCTCCAATTACCTTTCTACCCGACCGCTATTGCGCGCCTTGGCGGACAACTGGTGGGTGGCGCTGGTGCGCGGCCTCTTCGCCATCCTTTTCGGTGTGCTCACTTTTCTCTGGCCAGGTATTTCCCTGCTGAGCCTGGTTATCCTGTTTGGTGTTTACTCGCTGATGGATGGCGCTGTGGCCATTTACGGGGCGATTACCGGGCGTGGCCAGGTCAGTCGTTCATCCCTGTGGTGGCTGTTGTTCGTCGGTATCACAGGTATTGCCGCGGGTATCGTCACCTTTATCTATCCACAGGTAACCGCGCTGGTGCTCGTGATCTTTATCGGTGCATGGGCGCTGGTGCGGGGCATATTCGAGATTATCGGTGCGGTGCGTCTGCGCAAGGAAATCGATCACGAGTGGTTGTTGATCTTCGCAGGGTTCATGTCGGTAATTTTCGGGCTGGTACTGCTTGTAAATCCCGGTGCCGGCGCTCTCGCTCTATTATGGCTGATCGGCGGCTATGCCATCGCTTTCGGCATCATTTTGGTCTGGCTCGCGTTCCGCTTACGTAAATTGGCACATAAAACGCATACCTGA
- a CDS encoding PLP-dependent aminotransferase family protein: MSEALIVLDSSAEKSLQQQIREKLIQGILSGSIPAGHKMPSSRRMAEQLGVARNTVVLAYQQLVDDGFMVTRERSGFYVSETVSQQGLISHSAGGPQRDEDDRNYWRSHCNPVSVSRRALQARPANWLQYPYPFVSNEYDPRLYPGAEWRECTRDIFTAREVAQWATLGNNEDDRHLVEQICTRLLPRRGIYVDPGQILLTSGMEQACYLLGELLLGSQRKLALVHPAAGETGEIFRRTGAQILPLTQDADGPQLDDNLKAADCIYLQPNVHNPTAVTSSLERRRRLLKQAREQQAVIIENDCDHDFCYHGNPLPPLKSMEGGSPVIYLYQFPKVIDPGMQLAFMVAPKPVIQRLRALRYTQRERVPTLNQRLLAKFVAAGHLDAALFKITQQLKERWIALGEALMYHLPKLKVRRASCGTACWLELPEHMDGTQLQISAERNGLLLEPVSDGSAVRLGFSAIDADRIEGGVRVLAQLINGELQAEEETLDIASGRRLSAKELQSEMPGAIFLGTNTLGESYRIELKPDGTMLGYSRNDVEMDETDTGRWWLDGDQWVRQWRTWSYGRRASFHVVTDGHRIKWFNETGKLIDAAIIANE; the protein is encoded by the coding sequence ATGAGCGAAGCACTGATCGTTCTCGACTCCTCTGCGGAAAAAAGTCTGCAGCAGCAGATTCGTGAAAAACTGATCCAGGGTATTCTGTCTGGGAGCATTCCCGCCGGACATAAAATGCCGTCATCACGACGCATGGCCGAACAGCTTGGGGTTGCTCGCAACACGGTGGTGCTCGCTTACCAGCAGCTGGTGGATGACGGATTTATGGTCACCCGCGAACGCAGCGGCTTTTACGTCAGTGAAACCGTATCTCAGCAGGGACTTATCAGCCACAGTGCGGGTGGGCCTCAGCGAGATGAAGATGACCGCAACTACTGGCGCAGCCACTGCAATCCGGTCTCGGTCAGCCGCCGTGCCCTGCAGGCCCGTCCGGCCAATTGGCTGCAATACCCCTATCCGTTTGTCAGTAATGAATACGACCCGCGCCTGTATCCCGGCGCGGAGTGGCGGGAGTGTACCCGGGATATCTTTACCGCGAGGGAAGTGGCCCAGTGGGCTACCCTGGGTAATAACGAGGATGATCGTCACCTGGTTGAACAAATCTGTACTCGCCTGTTGCCCCGCCGCGGTATCTATGTCGACCCGGGCCAGATACTGTTAACCAGTGGCATGGAGCAAGCCTGTTATCTGCTGGGCGAACTATTACTTGGCAGTCAACGTAAACTTGCGCTGGTGCACCCGGCGGCTGGTGAGACCGGGGAAATTTTCCGTCGCACCGGTGCGCAGATATTGCCGCTCACCCAGGATGCGGATGGGCCGCAACTGGACGATAACCTGAAAGCTGCTGACTGTATTTACCTGCAGCCCAATGTACATAACCCCACCGCTGTTACCAGCAGCCTGGAACGGCGCCGACGGCTGCTGAAGCAGGCCCGTGAGCAGCAGGCTGTGATTATCGAAAACGACTGCGATCACGACTTCTGTTACCACGGCAACCCACTGCCGCCCCTGAAAAGTATGGAGGGCGGTAGCCCGGTTATTTACCTTTACCAGTTCCCCAAGGTCATCGATCCCGGTATGCAACTGGCTTTTATGGTTGCCCCCAAACCGGTAATCCAGAGATTGCGTGCGTTGCGCTACACACAGCGCGAGCGCGTGCCTACGCTAAATCAGCGCCTGTTGGCAAAGTTTGTCGCAGCCGGGCACCTGGATGCGGCACTGTTCAAGATTACTCAGCAGTTGAAAGAGCGTTGGATCGCATTGGGCGAAGCGCTGATGTATCACCTCCCCAAGTTGAAAGTTCGGCGTGCCAGCTGCGGCACCGCCTGCTGGCTGGAATTGCCAGAGCACATGGACGGGACGCAGTTACAGATTAGTGCGGAACGGAATGGGTTGCTGCTGGAGCCGGTTAGTGATGGAAGTGCTGTGCGCCTCGGTTTTTCTGCCATCGACGCAGATAGAATCGAGGGGGGTGTGCGGGTGCTGGCGCAACTGATTAACGGAGAGCTTCAGGCGGAAGAGGAAACCCTGGACATCGCGAGCGGTCGGCGCCTGAGTGCAAAAGAATTGCAGAGTGAAATGCCCGGAGCGATTTTCCTGGGTACGAATACCTTGGGAGAATCATATCGCATTGAACTCAAACCCGACGGCACCATGCTCGGTTACTCCCGCAATGATGTGGAGATGGACGAGACCGACACCGGTCGCTGGTGGCTCGACGGCGACCAGTGGGTGCGCCAGTGGCGCACCTGGTCCTATGGCCGCAGAGCGAGCTTCCATGTGGTAACCGATGGTCACCGGATCAAGTGGTTCAATGAAACCGGTAAGCTGATCGATGCGGCGATCATTGCCAACGAGTAA
- a CDS encoding alpha/beta hydrolase has product MRQLDHKLAEWLVAVNAQVAQLKKAGFEPTPISARESLANLTANFVEPGPEMPVCETLVHGGEYPVPVRIYQPNAQSQEKCDGAAIIYCHGGGHMAGSVSVYDPICRRFAEACGRTLISVEYRLAPENPYPAALNDLLSVVRNLGAALDRKNIAHNGRWILMGDSGGGALCASASRLLQHQPHCIEAQVLIYPSLDYTMQTPSIEENGRGYLLEKEKIHWYFENYLKRAENPLQVSPLHGEFTRKLPASLVVTAEFCALRDEGVEYVRKVREGGANAEHLHFDDMIHAFMNVEKLVPDACSRLYRHVAEYLQGV; this is encoded by the coding sequence ATGCGGCAGCTTGATCACAAACTCGCGGAATGGCTGGTTGCAGTCAATGCCCAGGTCGCGCAACTAAAGAAAGCCGGTTTTGAGCCCACCCCGATTTCCGCGCGGGAAAGCCTCGCCAATCTGACGGCAAACTTTGTCGAGCCGGGTCCGGAAATGCCGGTGTGTGAAACCCTGGTGCACGGAGGGGAATACCCGGTGCCGGTGCGCATCTATCAGCCAAATGCGCAGTCGCAGGAAAAGTGCGACGGCGCGGCCATCATTTACTGTCACGGCGGCGGCCATATGGCGGGCAGCGTGTCCGTCTACGATCCCATTTGTCGCCGCTTCGCCGAGGCCTGTGGGCGCACCCTGATCTCGGTGGAATATCGCCTGGCTCCGGAAAATCCCTATCCCGCAGCACTCAACGATCTGCTCAGTGTGGTGCGCAATCTGGGCGCGGCGCTCGATAGAAAAAATATTGCCCACAACGGACGCTGGATCCTGATGGGCGATTCCGGTGGCGGCGCCCTGTGCGCATCTGCGAGCCGACTGTTACAGCATCAGCCCCATTGCATCGAAGCCCAGGTGCTTATTTATCCGAGCCTGGACTACACCATGCAGACGCCGTCCATCGAGGAAAACGGCCGCGGCTACCTGCTGGAGAAGGAAAAGATTCACTGGTACTTCGAGAATTACCTGAAGCGTGCGGAAAACCCGTTACAGGTTTCTCCACTGCATGGCGAGTTTACCCGCAAGCTGCCGGCCAGCCTGGTAGTCACTGCAGAGTTCTGCGCGCTGCGCGATGAGGGCGTGGAATATGTCCGCAAGGTGCGCGAGGGTGGCGCCAATGCGGAGCACCTGCACTTCGACGATATGATCCACGCGTTCATGAATGTCGAGAAACTGGTGCCGGATGCGTGCAGCCGTCTGTATCGCCATGTGGCGGAGTACCTGCAGGGCGTTTGA
- a CDS encoding MFS transporter, which yields MKKYLLEILMFSAYALFAASWVSGAILTPAIQASFGEEGFANATWGSNVITLAKIVGNLAAAALLMRLGAKRAFALAIILIAAGGLGALAGSYGGWLLSRLALGLGGALAIVYFAPVVLHYFSAEERPLINGINAAAFNTGNLLALLSTTTLLTWLGSWQSVVVLYGVMVLALGVLWWLSAENFSLSGGGNKPDEKYGFKQGIKQGFNWWLPLAYCGVLFCYIAVFALFPLIDGFAVASSDLSAVMIAAGMVGTVAGIIITKRYALRLPVLRYAGLALVGFAALMVTSRDPIIAYSAAALAGFCMFLPMTALVTLPQELPGMTPARITVTFAMFWSISYGVETVLMYGAGLLADATGEPASAAYFAVACSASLFIFSFLLPESGKKIEAENLEAENAAA from the coding sequence ATGAAAAAATACCTGTTGGAAATACTGATGTTCAGTGCCTACGCGCTGTTCGCGGCGAGCTGGGTCTCCGGCGCCATTCTCACGCCGGCGATTCAGGCGTCGTTTGGTGAGGAAGGCTTTGCCAATGCCACCTGGGGCAGCAACGTCATCACCCTCGCCAAGATCGTAGGCAACCTCGCCGCCGCCGCGCTGCTGATGCGTCTCGGCGCCAAGCGCGCCTTTGCCCTTGCGATTATCCTGATTGCCGCCGGCGGCCTCGGTGCCCTCGCCGGTAGCTACGGTGGCTGGCTGCTGTCACGCTTGGCCCTGGGACTTGGTGGTGCGCTCGCCATCGTCTACTTCGCGCCGGTGGTGCTGCACTATTTTTCCGCTGAGGAACGTCCCCTGATCAACGGTATCAACGCCGCTGCATTCAATACCGGCAACCTGCTCGCGCTGCTGTCCACCACTACCCTGCTCACCTGGCTTGGCAGCTGGCAATCGGTGGTTGTGCTGTATGGGGTGATGGTGCTGGCGCTGGGGGTGCTGTGGTGGCTCAGTGCAGAAAATTTCTCGCTGTCTGGTGGCGGTAACAAGCCGGATGAAAAATACGGTTTCAAGCAGGGCATCAAGCAAGGCTTTAACTGGTGGCTGCCGCTGGCGTATTGCGGCGTGCTGTTCTGTTATATCGCGGTGTTCGCGCTGTTCCCGCTGATCGACGGGTTTGCGGTGGCGAGCAGCGATCTCTCTGCAGTGATGATCGCCGCGGGCATGGTGGGTACCGTGGCCGGTATCATCATCACCAAGCGCTATGCACTGCGTCTGCCGGTGCTGCGCTACGCGGGCCTGGCGCTGGTGGGTTTTGCCGCACTCATGGTCACCAGCCGCGATCCGATCATTGCCTACTCCGCCGCCGCACTCGCCGGCTTCTGCATGTTCCTGCCAATGACCGCCTTGGTTACTCTGCCGCAGGAGTTGCCGGGTATGACACCGGCGAGGATTACCGTCACCTTTGCCATGTTCTGGTCCATTTCTTACGGGGTGGAAACCGTATTGATGTACGGTGCCGGATTGCTAGCTGACGCCACCGGCGAACCCGCCAGTGCAGCCTACTTTGCCGTGGCCTGCTCGGCGTCACTGTTTATCTTCTCTTTCCTGCTGCCGGAGAGCGGCAAAAAAATCGAAGCGGAAAACCTGGAGGCAGAAAATGCGGCAGCTTGA
- a CDS encoding MFS transporter: MQEPANSAATEIPAALADDGGTRPAAVSNGWAASIFLAFLSSAGLYYVNIFPVIVDALMAGAGLSAEQAGQITFANTIGAVIGAFIVSWLIRHIPRWKRAAAILLCCSIGMDVLTIQLANLDLLIPLRLVHGILGGALVGLGFAAIARSGIAGRSYSMVLLVQYTGGAIGVGFLPALVAEHGTYVPFFALITFSAITLCMLPLIADYPLPTEAESRSHKENATPLPMLPIIVTLVALFCFQFANMALFAFIFDLGKTFELPLGFISQTLFWANLIAIGGAALAAVTGQKYPLAKPLAAALVITLLGLLLFAYSDIRPVFILANVVTGMTWAFCVPYFLTMAARFDSAGQMGAFGGFASKLGLACGPLFAGYFITGGGSYTQLIILTVVVLAICMVAIPAAARLDHASTN; this comes from the coding sequence ATGCAAGAACCAGCCAACAGCGCAGCAACTGAAATCCCAGCCGCCCTTGCCGACGATGGTGGCACTCGCCCTGCTGCGGTCAGCAACGGCTGGGCGGCGAGTATATTTCTCGCCTTTCTGTCTTCGGCCGGCCTGTACTATGTAAATATCTTTCCGGTCATTGTGGATGCGCTGATGGCAGGCGCCGGCCTGAGTGCGGAGCAGGCGGGACAGATTACCTTTGCCAATACCATAGGCGCGGTGATCGGGGCCTTTATCGTTTCCTGGTTGATCCGCCATATCCCTCGCTGGAAACGCGCTGCAGCCATTCTTCTGTGCTGTTCCATTGGCATGGATGTATTGACCATTCAGCTGGCAAATCTGGATCTGCTGATCCCCTTGCGACTGGTACACGGTATTCTCGGCGGTGCGCTGGTAGGCCTGGGCTTTGCGGCGATTGCCCGCAGTGGTATCGCGGGAAGGAGTTACAGCATGGTGCTGCTGGTTCAATACACTGGCGGGGCTATCGGCGTGGGGTTCCTGCCTGCGCTGGTGGCAGAGCACGGCACTTATGTTCCATTCTTTGCACTGATTACATTCAGTGCCATCACCCTGTGCATGCTGCCGCTGATTGCCGATTACCCACTGCCGACGGAAGCGGAAAGCCGTTCGCATAAGGAAAATGCAACACCGTTACCCATGCTTCCCATCATAGTCACACTGGTTGCACTGTTCTGCTTCCAGTTCGCGAACATGGCCCTGTTTGCATTTATTTTCGATCTCGGAAAAACTTTCGAGCTACCACTCGGCTTTATCAGCCAGACTCTGTTCTGGGCTAACCTGATCGCCATCGGCGGCGCTGCGCTGGCCGCGGTCACCGGGCAAAAATACCCACTGGCCAAGCCGCTGGCGGCCGCGCTGGTAATTACGTTGCTGGGTTTGCTACTGTTCGCATACAGCGATATTCGCCCGGTCTTTATCCTTGCGAACGTGGTAACCGGTATGACCTGGGCATTCTGCGTGCCCTATTTCCTGACCATGGCTGCACGCTTCGACAGCGCGGGGCAGATGGGAGCGTTTGGTGGTTTTGCATCCAAGCTTGGGTTGGCGTGTGGGCCGCTGTTTGCCGGGTATTTTATTACCGGCGGCGGTAGCTATACCCAGCTGATCATCCTGACCGTTGTGGTATTGGCTATCTGCATGGTCGCGATTCCAGCCGCCGCGCGGCTGGACCACGCCTCAACAAATTAA